A genomic region of Luteibacter aegosomatissinici contains the following coding sequences:
- a CDS encoding cation diffusion facilitator family transporter — MATENKLIVYAALAANLGIAVAKFIAAALTGSAAMLSEGVHSLVDSVNEVLLLYGLRRSRKPPDRYHPLGYGRELYFWSFIVALLVLSLGAGFSLYEGVNHILAPDPPRDPTANYIVLGIAAVFEGSSWYLSLRSVQRRKGRMGYFEAFRGSKDPTTFTVLFEDSAALLGLAIAGLGVYLSHALNEPRLDGWASVGIAVVLALASVLLARESKALLIGEPATPNLLEKVCAVTSKVPGVRRVNGMLTLQLAPDQVMVAVSTEFEDNLTTVAIEECVRRMEAATRDAKLPIVALFVKPQTPEQWRVRVARQAQATDDTSANDWTTL; from the coding sequence ATGGCCACCGAAAACAAGCTCATCGTCTACGCGGCCCTGGCCGCCAACCTCGGCATCGCCGTGGCGAAGTTCATCGCCGCCGCGCTGACGGGGAGTGCCGCCATGCTTTCCGAAGGTGTGCATTCGCTGGTCGATAGCGTCAACGAAGTACTGTTGCTTTACGGGCTGCGCCGCTCGCGCAAGCCGCCCGACCGATATCACCCCTTGGGCTACGGTCGCGAGCTGTATTTCTGGAGTTTCATCGTCGCACTGCTCGTACTTTCGCTGGGTGCGGGCTTTTCGCTGTACGAGGGCGTGAACCACATCCTCGCGCCTGACCCCCCGCGTGATCCCACGGCAAACTACATCGTGCTCGGCATCGCGGCCGTGTTCGAGGGCAGCTCGTGGTATCTGTCGTTGCGAAGCGTGCAGCGCCGCAAGGGGCGCATGGGCTACTTCGAGGCATTTCGCGGCAGCAAGGATCCAACGACCTTCACCGTACTGTTCGAAGACAGCGCTGCGCTGCTGGGCCTGGCGATCGCGGGCCTCGGTGTCTACTTGTCGCATGCCCTGAACGAGCCACGCCTTGATGGCTGGGCCTCCGTGGGCATTGCCGTGGTGCTGGCGCTGGCGTCGGTGCTATTGGCGCGCGAGAGCAAGGCGCTGCTCATTGGCGAGCCGGCGACACCGAACCTGCTGGAGAAGGTGTGCGCGGTGACATCGAAAGTGCCGGGGGTGCGCCGGGTGAATGGCATGCTCACCTTGCAGCTTGCGCCGGACCAGGTGATGGTCGCAGTGTCCACCGAATTCGAAGACAACCTGACGACCGTGGCGATCGAGGAGTGCGTGCGGCGCATGGAGGCCGCGACCCGCGATGCGAAGCTGCCCATCGTGGCGCTGTTCGTGAAGCCGCAGACGCCGGAGCAGTGGAGGGTGAGGGTGGCTCGGCAAGCTCAGGCCACCGATGACACAAGCGCCAACGATTGGACGACTTTGTAG
- the gnd gene encoding phosphogluconate dehydrogenase (NAD(+)-dependent, decarboxylating) — protein MKIGLIGLGRMGGNIARRLMRDGHETVVYDVSADARAALAKDGSQAVESVEALVQALPSPKAVWVMLPAGDITEATIQQLAGLMGKDDIIIDGGNTFYKDDARRGKELAQKGIHYVDVGTSGGVWGLDRGYCMMIGGDKATVDHLDPIFKTLAPGAGDIPRTEDREGRDPRVEQGYMHAGPAGAGHFVKMIHNGIEYGMMQSFAEGFDILKNRNADFLPEHERYNLDMADIAEVWRRGSVVSSWLLDLTASALAKGSELDNYSGYVNDSGEGRWTVNAAIEEAVPAEVLTSALFARFRSRQDHTYAERLLSAMRMGFGGHVEGRGKPPKEGEHS, from the coding sequence ATGAAAATCGGTTTGATCGGTCTGGGCCGCATGGGCGGCAATATCGCCCGCCGCCTGATGAGGGATGGTCACGAGACCGTCGTCTATGACGTCAGCGCCGATGCGCGCGCCGCCCTGGCTAAGGATGGCTCGCAGGCTGTCGAATCGGTCGAAGCCCTGGTCCAGGCCCTGCCCTCGCCCAAGGCTGTATGGGTCATGCTCCCGGCCGGTGACATCACCGAAGCCACGATCCAGCAGCTTGCTGGCCTGATGGGCAAGGATGACATCATCATCGACGGCGGCAACACGTTCTATAAGGACGATGCGCGCCGCGGCAAGGAACTGGCCCAGAAGGGCATCCACTACGTGGACGTCGGCACCTCCGGCGGCGTGTGGGGCCTCGATCGCGGCTACTGCATGATGATCGGCGGCGACAAGGCCACGGTCGATCACCTCGATCCCATCTTCAAGACCCTCGCCCCGGGCGCCGGTGACATCCCGCGCACCGAAGATCGTGAAGGCCGCGATCCGCGCGTCGAGCAGGGTTACATGCACGCTGGCCCGGCCGGCGCGGGCCACTTCGTCAAGATGATCCATAACGGCATCGAGTACGGCATGATGCAGTCGTTTGCGGAGGGCTTCGATATCCTGAAGAACCGCAACGCCGATTTCCTGCCGGAACACGAGCGCTACAACCTCGACATGGCCGACATCGCCGAAGTGTGGCGTCGCGGCAGCGTTGTGTCGTCGTGGCTGCTCGACCTGACCGCCAGCGCGCTGGCGAAGGGTTCGGAGCTGGATAACTACTCCGGTTACGTCAACGATTCGGGCGAAGGCCGCTGGACGGTGAACGCCGCCATCGAAGAAGCCGTGCCGGCCGAGGTGCTCACCTCCGCCCTGTTCGCCCGCTTCCGCTCGCGCCAGGATCACACCTACGCCGAGCGCCTGCTCTCGGCGATGCGCATGGGCTTCGGCGGCCACGTCGAAGGCCGTGGCAAGCCGCCGAAGGAAGGCGAGCACTCGTAA
- a CDS encoding M1 family metallopeptidase: MNRTIRLSLAGLALATTLGAAAGTYDPRETFAPFTYPQPVNAYRSGSGMPGPLFWQNRADYDLAATLDPVNNTLVGKATIHYTNNSPDALDVLWVQMDENRFTEDARGNFTGDKAEKRHTDGYRVASVTVNQGGKATKATYVVSDTRMQVRLPETLAAKGGKVDVTIEYSYDLPGDFGGRTGFDPSKNGNIYEMAQWYPRMCVYDDQRGWDTAPYLNSEFYLEYGDFNYAITVPSNMIVAGSGELVNPGEVLTKTQQERLAKARESDATVMIRTAAEVTDPASRPKQGGTLTWKFRMQNTRDVAFGASTAYVWDAARINLPEGKKALAMSVYPVESATPKLWGRSTEFLKASVEHFSTKWYPYPYPVAINEGGSAASGMEYPGIVFDPMEAPAKPLHMVTAHEIGHTWFPMIVGSDERRNAWMDEGFNTFIDVYEMDAFNHGEFGPKRDGEYAPKGGNPVDGILPLLADADAPSLLMGADMVKEKYRHPATYYKAALGLVLLREEIIGPERFDPAFRKYIATWAYKHPSPSDFFRLMESEAGEDLGWFWRGWYANNWQLDLAVTKVDGQVVTIENRDQLVMPATLRVTFDDKTTKDIRIPVETWQQHKSFDLTVPGAHKVVAAVIDPDHKVPDRDRSNNSWPR; encoded by the coding sequence ATGAACCGCACAATCCGCCTTTCCCTGGCTGGCCTGGCCCTGGCCACGACGCTGGGTGCCGCCGCCGGTACCTACGATCCGCGCGAGACCTTCGCCCCGTTCACCTACCCGCAGCCGGTCAATGCCTATCGCTCGGGCAGCGGCATGCCGGGTCCGCTGTTCTGGCAGAACCGCGCGGACTACGACCTGGCCGCCACGCTGGACCCGGTGAATAACACGCTGGTCGGCAAGGCCACCATCCACTACACCAACAACAGCCCCGATGCGCTGGATGTGCTGTGGGTGCAGATGGATGAGAACCGCTTCACCGAGGATGCGCGCGGCAACTTTACAGGCGACAAGGCGGAGAAGCGGCATACGGATGGATACCGCGTCGCGTCGGTGACGGTGAACCAGGGCGGCAAGGCAACGAAGGCGACCTATGTGGTCTCGGATACGCGCATGCAGGTGCGCTTGCCCGAGACCTTGGCGGCCAAGGGCGGCAAGGTCGATGTCACGATCGAATATTCCTACGACCTGCCAGGAGACTTTGGTGGCCGCACGGGCTTCGATCCATCGAAGAACGGCAACATCTACGAGATGGCCCAGTGGTACCCGCGCATGTGCGTGTACGACGACCAGCGTGGCTGGGATACCGCGCCGTACCTCAACAGCGAGTTCTACCTCGAGTACGGCGATTTCAATTACGCGATCACGGTGCCGTCCAACATGATCGTGGCGGGCTCGGGTGAGCTGGTGAACCCCGGTGAGGTGCTGACAAAGACGCAGCAGGAGCGCCTGGCCAAGGCGCGCGAAAGCGATGCCACGGTGATGATCCGCACCGCGGCCGAAGTGACTGATCCGGCTAGCCGCCCGAAGCAAGGTGGCACGCTGACCTGGAAGTTCCGCATGCAGAACACGCGTGACGTCGCCTTTGGCGCGTCCACGGCCTATGTGTGGGATGCCGCACGCATCAACCTGCCCGAAGGGAAAAAGGCGCTGGCCATGTCGGTGTACCCGGTGGAAAGCGCGACGCCGAAGCTGTGGGGCCGCTCGACCGAGTTCCTGAAGGCCTCCGTGGAGCACTTCTCGACCAAGTGGTACCCGTACCCCTACCCGGTGGCGATCAACGAAGGCGGCAGCGCCGCCAGCGGCATGGAGTACCCGGGCATCGTGTTTGATCCGATGGAGGCGCCGGCGAAGCCGCTGCACATGGTGACGGCGCATGAGATTGGCCACACGTGGTTCCCGATGATCGTGGGCAGTGATGAGCGCCGTAACGCGTGGATGGACGAAGGCTTCAATACGTTTATCGACGTGTACGAGATGGATGCGTTCAACCACGGCGAGTTCGGCCCCAAGCGCGATGGCGAGTACGCGCCGAAGGGCGGTAACCCGGTGGATGGCATCCTGCCGCTGCTGGCCGATGCCGACGCACCGAGCCTGCTGATGGGCGCCGACATGGTGAAGGAGAAGTACCGTCACCCCGCCACCTACTACAAGGCGGCGCTGGGCCTGGTGTTGTTGCGCGAGGAAATCATCGGGCCCGAGCGTTTCGATCCGGCGTTCCGCAAATACATCGCCACCTGGGCGTACAAGCACCCTTCGCCGTCGGACTTCTTCCGGCTGATGGAGAGCGAGGCGGGTGAGGACCTTGGCTGGTTCTGGCGCGGCTGGTACGCCAACAACTGGCAGCTGGACCTGGCCGTCACCAAGGTCGATGGCCAGGTGGTGACGATCGAGAACCGCGACCAGTTGGTCATGCCGGCCACGCTGCGCGTGACCTTCGACGACAAGACGACGAAGGATATCCGCATCCCCGTGGAGACCTGGCAGCAGCACAAGAGCTTCGACCTGACGGTGCCTGGCGCCCACAAGGTCGTCGCGGCGGTGATCGATCCCGACCACAAAGTGCC